The Geothermobacter ehrlichii genome window below encodes:
- a CDS encoding IS3 family transposase, whose protein sequence is MKQFKMKPSRSREGNYWDNAPMESFFGTLKRELVHHRKYHTRQEATAEISEHIKTFYNRQRRHASLGNLPPPAAYWKKYIRQQEAA, encoded by the coding sequence ATGAAGCAATTCAAGATGAAGCCGTCGAGGAGTCGCGAGGGGAACTACTGGGACAATGCCCCTATGGAAAGCTTTTTCGGTACGCTCAAGCGGGAACTGGTCCACCACAGGAAGTATCACACCCGGCAGGAAGCCACGGCAGAGATCAGCGAGCACATCAAGACATTCTACAACCGGCAAAGACGACATGCCAGCCTGGGCAATCTCCCTCCCCCGGCAGCATACTGGAAAAAATACATCAGGCAGCAAGAGGCTGCCTGA